The genomic region GGCTTGAAGCCATCGAGATTCGGATAGGGCTTTGGCTGAATGAAGCTGCGCAAAAGCTGGTAGGACTCTTCCAGCTCCCGCTCATCTTTAATCTGCATGTGCTTGCTGATCGCGCGCTTCGCCACAGCGGGATTGCCACGCATGAAATGAATGCCGTCGATCATCGACTTGACCGCTCGGCGCACGACGTCGGTATGCCGAGAAATAAACTTCTGCGTTGTGTTCAAGCCCGTCTGCTGAAGAACAACATCCATCTCCTGCATGTTCAAGAGCACGCGCAACCCCTGCGCGGTGAGTTTCTTGTCGTAGGGCGGCTGCATGATCGCCGCGTCGATCGTCTTTCCTGTGGCCAGCGCATTCACCATGATCGGCACATCGCCCGTCTGGATCAGCGTCACATCCTTCTCGGCGTCAAGCCCGAGTTTCGCCAACAACAAGCGCGTCGTCCAATCGCTCACGGTGCCAAAGCGGGTGACACCGAAACGCTTGCCCTTCAAATCAGCCACTGAGCGAATCTCCGGTTTAACTACCAGCCGATAGGTCGGCTTGTGCAGAAAACTTAGCAGCATGACGA from Deltaproteobacteria bacterium harbors:
- a CDS encoding ABC transporter substrate-binding protein — protein: MKFVSLFLVGSLMFTAQMTFAADKIRIGYSGATITNSMLWVTHEAKLFEKNGIDAEILYLQTTLGQTAMIAGEIQMCVYSASLLTPARLQGADVVMLLSFLHKPTYRLVVKPEIRSVADLKGKRFGVTRFGTVSDWTTRLLLAKLGLDAEKDVTLIQTGDVPIMVNALATGKTIDAAIMQPPYDKKLTAQGLRVLLNMQEMDVVLQQTGLNTTQKFISRHTDVVRRAVKSMIDGIHFMRGNPAVAKRAISKHMQIKDERELEESYQLLRSFIQPKPYPNLDGFKPIFEEAGKRLPAAKTANARDFVDTRFLEEFDKSGYIDGLYR